AGAAGTGCTTGGTGATGCTGCTACTCCTGAAATTTTATCCGCATGGGAACAAGCTTACGGTGTCATTGCAAGTGTTTTCATTTCCGTTGAAAAGGAAATGTATACAAAAGCTGCGGAACAACCGGCTGGATGGGACGGTTTTAAAGACTTCAAAGTCGTTCGCAAAGTGAGAGAAAGTAGTGTAATTACATCCTTCTATTTAGAAGCTGCTGATGGTTCAACATTACCTCCTTTCCAACCCGGTCAATACATTACGGTTCGAGTTTCTATCCCAGGTAAGGAATACACGGCAAATCGCCAATACAGTCTTTCAGCTGCACCTAACGAAAATTATTACCGTATCTCTGTGAAAAAAGAAGCAGACAGAGAACCATTTGGAACAGTTAGTACGTATTTGCACGATCATGTTCAAGCTGGTGATACGATCGAAATTAGTGCCCCAGCAGGCGATTTCGTATTAGATACAGAAGCTATGTCCCCAGTGACTTTTATAAGCGGAGGAGTAGGAATCACGCCTTTCATGAGTATGCTTGGGTATATTGCGAATCATCAACCATCACGCCCAGTATCATTTTTACACGGTACTCGCAACAAACAAACACAAGCGTTTGATTTGGAAATAAAAGATCATATGCGCAACATCCATGATACAACGAACTGTACGTTATTCTCTGACGAGCCAAATGGCTACATTACACCAGAATTTATAGAAGAAAATATGTTAAAAAACAGTGACATCTATTTATGTGGGCCTGTTCCATTCTTAGAAATTATGACAAAACACTTAGCTCAATTAGGTGTTGAAGAAGAAAAAATTCACCTTGAGTTCTTTGGACCAGCAGTTAGTTTGTCAACTAATTGATAAATAGGTGGAAGTAATTTATGTAGAAAGAAATGGTTAAATCTCTTTTAAATGAGTAGAAAGAAGTGTATAATAAATTATTGTATAATACATTTATACTACTTTAGTAATTGAAAGTTTAGAATCGAGGTTTAATCACGCAATGAAAGCGGATAAGAAATACTTACCATTAGAAATGTATTTTTCCCAATGTACATTACCGTCCGTCACTTTACGTTTTCAGGAAATCGAGAATATAATGGGACAACAGCTCCCAAACGCTGCCTATCTTAATAGCAGTTGGTGGAAAAAAACAAAACCTCCAGCGCTGCATTATGTTGCTTGGACGAACCAGGGGTATGTGGTAGAGAAAGTAGACTTAGGGAATACAATCACGTTTGTAAATGAAGCGAAGCCAGTCACAACCGATTCGACCAGTGATCATCATATCCTCATCATCCGACAAGTTGATGTGGAAGATGCCCGTTCCATCATTGAGTTGCAAATGACAATCGAGGCCGAATCTGATTTTTTATTGTACGGAAAAGACGAACGAAAATTAAGCGTACAAGCGATGCGAAAACGGATCATGGAATGGCGTAAAATGGAAAATTCCGCAATGTTTGTTGCCATTTCCGATGGAAACTATGCCGGTTTCTTACTTCTGTTAGGAAATAGTGCACCGCGTGCGAAGCATCGAGCGTCCTTATTTTTAGGAGTGAAGCAAGAATTCCAACGAAAAGGAATTGCTACCGCTTTAATCAAACACGCCGAATCATTTGCATCATCACAAGGTGTCCATAGATTAGAGCTTACTGTGATAGCAACCAACGATGCAGCCATTGCTCTTTACAAACACACTGGTTTTGAACAAGAAGGATTACGCAGAGAGTCGATGTTGATAGACAATACCCTTCATGATGAACTTTATATGGGGAAAATTTTAATTAAGTAAAAAAAGCCTACTACAAAGGGAAGAACATGAATGACATGTATCCTTTGTTAGTAGGCTTTTGTTTATTTTTTTATTTACCCGTCTCTGAAAATGCGAGAATTCGGGCTTCTATTTCATCACGCACACGCACGAATGTGTTCCACTTTTCTTCTTCCGATCCAGTCGCTTTCGCAGGATCTTCAAATCCCCAATGCCATCTTATTACATTAGGTGGAGTCACTGGACATTTATCGTTTGCATCCCCACAAAGTGTAACTGCATAATCTGCGTTCTTCAGAAGTTCCATGTCGATAATATCAGACGTTTGATTCGCAATATCCACTCCCGCTTCCGCCATCACTTTGACCGCATTCGGGTTTAACCCATGTGCTTCAATTCCCGCAGAATAAACATCAAATCGATCACTCAAATATTTTTTTCCAAATCCCTCTGCCATTTGTGAACGACAGGAATTACCTGTACATAAAAAATAGATACTTTTTTTCGTCATGTTCTTTCACTCCTTCTAATTGAGCTACACCTAAGCTGAAATAAGGAGTAGCCACAAATATAATCCTGTTAATGTGATAAAAAGGGTTGGGATCGTTAAAACAATGCCGACTTTAAAATAATATCCCCATGAAATGTCGACACCTTTTTGTTTCAATACATGTAGCCATAATAATGTAGCAAGAGACCCTATAGGCGTCATTTTGGGTCCTAAATCAGACCCAATGATATTCGCATAAATGAGTGACTCTCGGATGGTACCCACTGTTTGGGTATCCGCAATGGCGATGGCATCAATCATGACCGTTGGCATATTATTCATTACCGACGACAAAACTGCCGCGATAAAGCCCATTCCTACTGTTGCAGCGTACAATCCGTGGGATGCTGTCCAGTCAATTAATACTGTAAGAAAATCTGTGAGTCCCACATTTCGTAAACCGTAGACAACAACATACATTCCGATGGAAAAGAAGACAATGGCCCAAGGTGCTCCCTTTACCACTGCTTTTGTATGAACTGCTGGACTCTTTCTCGCTAGGAATAAAAAAAGAAGTGCAATAGCGGCTGCAACAAACGATACAGGAATGGCTAAAAACTCACTTAAAAAATAAGCGATTAGTAAAACCGTTAACAAAAGCCATGACAAGCGAAAAAGACGTAGGTCTTTAATCGCGGAAGAAGGATTTGCTAGTTTCTCTACCTCTACCGTTTTTGGAATGACACGACGGAAATAAATAAATAAAACGAGAACACTCGCACCAAAGCTAAACAAATTTGGCACAATCATTCTAGAGGCGTATTCCAAAAATCCAATTCCAAAATAATCAGCCGAAACGATGTTCACTAAGTTACTAATAACAAATGGTAGTGAAGTTGTATCGGCAATGAATCCCGAAGCCATGATAAACGGTAAAATCATTCGATCTTTTAAATCTAATGCTCGTACCATCGCCAGAACAATCGGGGTTAATATAAGTGCTGCCCCATCGTTCGCAAAGAATGCCGAAACGAGCATTCCTAATAACAAAACGTAAAAAAACATACGATACCCACTGCCATGGGATAATTTCGCCATATGCAAAGCTGCCCACTCAAAAAACCCAATTTCATCTAGCAGTAGGGAAATAATGATAAGTGCGATAAACGTAAAGGTCGCATTCCATACGATCGATGTAACGTCGAGTACGTCCGTAAAATCTACTACTCCAAAGAGTAGAGCTACAATCGCTCCTCCAACTGCTGACCACCCAATGGACAAACCTCTCGGTTGCCAAATAACAAAAAGGAGCGTGAGGAGAAAAATTCCTCCTGCGATAATAATGTCCAATGTCAATCCTCCATTATCTTAACTAGTACAAGATACTTTTTTACCTTCTGCAACGAGATGCTCCAATGTTCTTTCAGGAGTAGGAAGTTCATGAATCAGCTGGAGAATAAACGCTTTTTCATCGTGCATCTCCTCTAACTGCCAAATTGTCCATCTACCCTGTTTCCGTTCTTTCACGAGTCCCGCATCCTTCAACTTTTTCATATGCTGACTGACTGCTGGCTGTGACATATGTAGCAACTCTGTTAACTCACATACACACAATTCAGATGTGGACAAATATTTAACGATTTTTAATCTCGTCGTATCCGCTAACGCTTTTAAGACTTGATCTGCTTGCATATAATTCATAAGCAACTCCTTATATGTTTGACAATTTTATTATATAAGCAAATGCTTATGCATTCAAGAGGTAATAGTATTTTTTACTACATCTATAGTGAAGAAGCTGCATATTTTGTTGGCATACAATCCACATGCATGAATTGATTAAAGTATTGCCGCTTGCCTTAGAGATCTCCCTGAGATCCTTGCACGTTAGTTGAAATGTAGGATCAAAGAAATGTGATAAAAGCCTGAATAGCATTAAGTTTTAGCTTCTATAAGCGCAAAACCGAGTTCTATAAGCGAAAAACATCCAACTATTAGCGCAAATTCCATTCTATAAGCGCTTATGGCCATTCTATTGGCGTTCATACTTTTTGAAAGTAAAGAATGTAAAAATGCCATGAGTATTTTTCACTCACGGCATCACTATCTAGACACTTTACTGCTTAAAAATGTTCCTTTTATCGGATCCTTTATCTTACTTGGCTATCCACGTTTTCTTTAATTCCTGAATCGTTTCATAAACTAGTTCAACGCCGTATTGCAGCGCTTCGTGATTAAATGTCATGTCAGGATGGTGCAAACCTGGTGATAAGTCGCATCCTAATCCGATCATTGTTGTCTTGAGTTCTGTGTTATGTTCTGCATAGAAATGAAAGTCTTCCCCACCAGGGGTGATCAATTCTTGTACACAGTTTTCAGCACCCAACACGTTGTGAATTGCTTTTTCAACGATTGCTTTTGCTTCGGGATGAGGTCTTGCTGCTACTAAATTTGTATGTATGGAATAGTCTATTGTGGCACCGTATTGTTCTTCTACTAAACGAAGAGCTTGGAATGTTTTCATTTCAAGCGTTTGCATAATCGCATTCGATTGTGCACGTAAATCTAACGTAAAGACCGCTTTTCCTGGAATGATATTTCCCGTCTCGCTACCCGCGAGTAACTGTGTCATTTTCACGGAAAAAGGTTCCATCGGATCTAGTCGTATCGCTTCTAGATGCTGGACGATGGAAGTCGCGACTTCGATAGAATTGATGCCAAGATGAGGTCTAGCTGCATGAGCGTCTGTGCCAGCTATTGTTCCTTTTATCATGATAGATGCCCCATGATCGATGGATGCAGATGCTTTACCAAACGGCAATTCTTGGACCGGACGCAAATGCAGTCCAAACAGATAGTGCAGGTTGCTTACAACCCCGTGCTCGATTAACTTGAGCGCACCTTGACCTGTTTCTTCAGCTGGTTGAAAGATGAAACGCAGACGAAATGGCAACTGCTCGTCATTCTCGATTAGTTTTTTTAGCGTACCAAAGACAATTGTCATATGGGCGTCGTGGCCACAAGAATGATTCGCTTGAAATGTGCCTTCTACTTCTTGCCAAAGTGCATCCATATCGGTACGAATTCCGGCAACTAATTCTCCTTCTCCAGTATCAACATATAACCCAGTACAGTCCGCAAATTGCACAGGTGTTAGTCCTAGCAACTCCACTTGGTTGCTTATGTAATTAGTTGTCGCAATTTCTTTCCAACTTACTTCTGGATGCTGATGTAAATACTCAAACATCTCCTGTATCTGGTGAACTTCCCCTTTAGATTGTTCCATACCCCTTTTGCTCTCCTTTTTGTTACCCGTTCTTTCTACCGTTATTTTAGCTTTATTCGACAAAATAAAAAACCCTTTTTCAAGGGTCTTCCTCATAACTTTTCTAGTAATTTTAATGACTCACGATTAAAAGCAGGAATATCATCGGGTTGTCTACTAGTCACCAATTGATTTTGGCATACGAGAACCTCTTCATCATGATAGTCTGCACCGGCGTATATCAAGTCTTGTTTAATCGATTTGAATCCCGTTGCTTTTCGACCTTCTAACGCTTTCGCGGTAATTAATAGTTGTGGTCCATGACAAATCGCAAATACTGGTTTTTTCTCATCCATAAATGCTTTTGCGAATGAAACGAAACGCTCGTCTCCGCGTAACTGATCTGGAGAAAACCCTCCCGGTAACAGTAGCGCGTCAAAATCTGAAGGATTTACGTCATCAATGCCGTAATCTATTTTAATTACTGCTTCGCCTTGTTTACCTTTTACTTCTTTACCAGCTTCTTTTTCAATCGTAAATACTTCGTGTCCAGCTTCATTTAATGCATCGGAGGGACCTGTAAATTCTACATCTTCAAACATATCTGTAATCAAAGTTGCAATTTTCGCCATGTTGTCATCTCCTCAATATTTTAGTCTATCTCTGTTTTCCACAAGGAAGAAAAAGTAAACCTATGGACGAAACTTGGACACATACGGATTATCTTTTTCGAAAAAACGATATGGATAATGAACCGCTTCTAAACTATTTCCGATGCCCACTCTCGGACCAGTTTCAATTGACTGTACAGATTCCCCTTTTGCAATATAGAGTGGTTGCTCCCACCATTTGTGTCCATAGTATTCCATGGAAACATCTAGAGCTTTGCTTAACTTTCCTGGCCCATTTGTCCATTCCAGCTTTTTTCGTCCATCGCGAAATTCTTGCATCAATGATTCCCCTAAGATGGGTTCCCCAGCTCGAATTAAAATCGCCTCAGGAGTACCTTCTGGACCACTAACGACATTCATTAACACTTGCCGATGCATCTGATACATGTAGACACTACCTGCTCCACCAAACATAACTTCTGTCCGTTTTGTTCGACGGTTGCCAAAGCTATGCGCTGCACGGTCCACTGCACCTAAATACGCTTCTACTTCCACAATTTTGACAGCAAGTGTGCCACTCGAATGTTCATGCACTAAATAAGTGCCTATTAAATTTGAACTAAGTTCTAACGTTGGTTTTTGATAAAATTCTCTTGATAATGCTTCAAATTTCACATTTTCACTCCTGTATATGTCGAATGTATTTTCCATTTGATATACTAGAAAAACAACCCTGAAAGGACGATTCCCAATGGAAAAATGGAAATGGCTCATATGGCTATTAGCTGGTGTATTAGTTGTCTTTTATTCCCGCAGTTTGACAAAACAAGACGAAGCAATTGCGACCCAAAATGAGCGAAAGACACTCGATCAATCAGAAGAAAGTATCTATCATCATTTACTCGCAATTCAAAAACAATATGGCAATGTGAAACTAGCCGTTACTGGTAGTAGTGTAACAAAAGGCTCTGGTGCTAGTCATCCATCTAAATCCTGGAGAGGACTATTAGAATCACACCTCCGCTTATCTGATCCATCTCTTCGTAATGTAAGCATTGCTAATCATGGTCATTCAGGGTATACGTCCGTTCGAATTTTAGAAAAAGCGGTAACAGAACCAATTATTGCCTACCAACCAGATGTTCTGTTTATCGAAACTTCTGTGATAAATAATCACAACAAAAATGTACCGATGAAAGAAACTCTCGACTCGCTAAAACAACTACACGATTATTATCAAGCGCAGTTACCAACTACATATCTGGTGTTTTTATCTCCAAATCCTTGTGTGGAGAATAAATTCGGACCAAAGATTAACGAATTAGGATACTCATTTGAAGATTATATCGAAGAAACGTCACTTTTTTTAATGAACCAGGGGTATGTGTACTTTAATAGTCATGCACATATGAAGCAGTATATGGAAAAACATCAAATTGCCATTTCTTCTACATTAAAAGACGGAATCCATCCAAATGATAAAGGCTATCAAATTTGGTACCAGACACTACTTCCCTTCATTTATGAATACCGTGAAATCGACAAAGCGAAGATCGAGAATTAATATCTCCCCCTGTTATCATTTTTCAAACAACAAGCCATTCTCTTCCGAAAAGTCGGAAAGGAATGGCTTTTTCGCTTGTTATTCAGAGATAAGACCTTTTCCCACTAAAAAGTCTCGCGCAACATCTTCCGCTTTTTCTCCATCAATATCTACTCGTGCATTCATTTGTTGCATTTCTTTTTCGGTGATTTTCCCTGCAAGTTCATTTAATGTGTCTTCTAACTCAGGGTAAGTTTCTAGAGCTTCCATTCGCACGACAGGTGCTGCATCATATTTCGGGAAAAATCCTTTGTCATCCTTTGTTGTTTGTAAATCGAATCGTTCGATGCGACCATCAGTAGTAAATGCTGGAATCACATCAACATCACCTTGTTTCAATGCTTCGTACATAACATTTGGATCTAGACTTTCGGTTTCAGAAAATGTAAACGGATAAGTCGCGATCATGCCTTCGTATCCATCCCCTGGACGTTCGTAAAAGGCATGTGGTGCGCCAAAAACCATTTCCTCTTGCTTCGAAATTTCCACTAAATCCGAATACGTTTCTGCATCGTACCCACTGTCTTTTGAATACGCTAATGTGTAGGTGTTTTCAAATCCTAACGGCTCTAACCACGTTACATTGAATTTGTCCTCATATCCTTCACGTACTCGTTTCAAGACGCTATCTGAACTTTCTCCAAGCTCCAGTTCTTCTTCTAATACGGATTGGAGACCTGTCCCTGTATATTCCACATAGACATCAATATCCCCATTTTCGATTGCTGGAGTTAAAATTGCCACTTCCCCTAGTCCATCTTTATATTCCACTTCATAATCGGTTTTCTCTTCAATATACATGCCTAAAATGTATGGAAGGATATATTGTTCTGTCCATGGCTTTCCGCTCACCACAATCGGTTCACTTGCATCTCCTGAACTGTTTCCTCCATCTCCACATGCACTTAAAAGTAATGTTGCTGCTAACCCCATTCCTACTAACGCTTTTTTCATCTTATTTCCTCCCAATTAGTCAATTGTCATTCCTTTAGGTGTTGTTCGTTTCTCAATCCACTTGAGAATAAAGTCAAAAGCTATGGCTAAGAGTGCTACTGGCAACGCACCGGCTAATACGAGCTCGTTATTATACGACTGAAGACCACGATAAATAACGTCTCCTAGTCCACCTGCTCCTACAAAAGTGGCTAGTGTGGCAATGCCGACCGTCAAAACCGTTGCGGTCCGTATGCCTGCCATGATAAACGGCAGAGCGAGTGGCAATTCAATTTGTCGTAAAATTTGCGATTGGGTCATCCCCATCCCTTTTCCTGCTTCGATAATGGAAGAATCGACTCCTTTAATTCCGGTATACGTGTTTCGCAAAATCGGTAACAGTGCATAAATAATAAGGGCAATTAAGGCAGTTTGCGTGCCGATTCCCATAATGGGGACTAGAAATCCGAAGAGCGCAAGGCTTGGTATGGTTTGAAAGATTGCAGTAATACCTATAATCGGTTCTGCTATTTTTCGATACCGCGCAATGACAATCCCAAGAGGCAGTGAAATCGCAATTCCAACTGCAAGTGCGATAAAGGAAATATACAGATGTTCTAAAAAAGCAGACTGTATTAGATCCGAGCGACTTTGAACTGTTTCGATAAAACTACTCATGCCTTCGCACCTTCTTCTTCACGTAACATCGCGTTTAGTATGTCTTGTTGGGTAAGAAACCCGACAGTCGATTCGCCTCTTTTTATTTCAACAGTATCAGCAGATTGGAGTAATGTAACCGCCTCTTTCACAGAAGCATCTTCTGAAATCATGGCAGAGACAGTCTCTTTTGGAGTTTGGGAATAAAATTCCGTTAGATCTCGCAAGAGAATCTGTGAAAATTGACGCTGATTCTTCAATCGTTCCGATCCGATAAACTGACGGACAAAATCGTTTGCTGGAGAATGAATAATTTCGTCCGGGGTCCCCACTTGTTCAATTTTTCCGCTCCGCATCACCACAATGCAGTCTGCTATCCGCAGCGCTTCATCCATATCATGTGTGACAAATACAATGGTTTTATGTATTCGTTGCTGTAGGTCTTTCATCTCCATTTGTAATTGTTCCCGACTAAGTGGATCAAGCGCACTAAATGGTTCATCCATTAGTAAGATATTCGGGTCACTTGCAAGCGCTCGGACAACGCCAACTCGTTGTTGCTGACCCCCACTTAATTCTAGTGGATAGCGGTTTAAAAAAATGGCAGGGTCAAGTCCGACAAGCGTCATTAGCTCTTCAATTCGTTGTCGTTTTTTCTCCTTGGACCATCCTTGCAGGGAAGGAACTAGTCCTGCATTTTTCTCAATCGTCATATGCGGAAACAAGCCGATTCGTTGAATGACATATCCAATGGACCTGCGCAAATCCACCGCACTTTTTGTTTTCACATCTTCTCCATCGATTTCCACTTTCCCGTTCGTCGGTTCCTCTAGTCGATTAATCATTTTCATTAAAGTCGTTTTACCACATCCACTTGGCCCGATGATTGCAGTCAATTTTCCTGGCAATAACTTCAACGTTAAGCGATCAATCGCAACAGTCCCATCCGAAAAACGTTTCGTCACATCTGTAAATTCAATCAAGCCATCCCCCCCTTAAACCTGCATACTTTTCCTTTCTTACCCTCTACCCTATTATTTCTGTTTTAAGCGCTTCACTTCTACTATTTCACCTCACATGCAGCACATTCCTCTTTTCCACTTAATATGCACAAACGAAAAACTCGCGATAACATTCCATACATGGTTTGTCATCGCGAGTATACTTTTTATTGGAATCCTAAATGTCGTGTATCTGCTATTTTTCGATAGCCAATTTCTTGATAAATTTTGTTGGAAGTTGGGTTCGAAAGATCGGTGAATAAAACGCAAAATCGATAGTCTCGCAACAATTCTTCCGTCACTTTTGCCACTAACGTTCTAGCATAGCCCTTTTTACGATGCTTTTTTGGTGTAAATACAAACGATACAGTAATCCCATTTGCAGAAGGACGTGATTTTTTAGCAACTGCGACCGTCTCACCATTTACAATCCATTTAAATACTTCTTCATTGCTAATAAACAGCTTCACCTTATTTCTCGCATCTTCTGAACTAGAGACTGGAAGTCCTGTATCTTGTTCAAAAAATGTATACCATGTTTCAATCAGTTTTTGGTCTTCTGAAGTTGCAACTTCTAGTTTTCCTTCTGCCATCACTAAGTTGTCTTCGATGTGATCTATTCGATAAAATCCTTGCTCCATTAATACTGTCGTTTCTTGCTTCGTTTTGAGAGCATATAGTTTTGCAAAAGTGGAGACATACGGTTCTTCCCCAATGACGGAAAATACTTTCCATGTATGATCCACGAAATAGTCTACAGCGGTCTGTAAAAGTTTCTCGTTTTGCGAGTCTTCAATAATAATCATATGTAATGGATGTGGTGGTGTCATTTGAAAGAATGCAAGTATTTCACCTTCTTCTTCAATACATCCTAAGTGGTACTCCGAATATTTTCCTTCTTGAATACCATTTAATACGCCAGCAAACAAGCTATACAAATCTTCCCGCTTCTGCAGTATATCTTTCGCCAACTGGAACATTTCGTTGGCAGAGTCAATTTTTCGGTAGAGCATTCATCAACACTCCTCTCTTGTTATTAAATTAGTTTACTATTATAATCTTGAACTTTGAAAACTTTTTTGAAAAAAAGTGATCCATTTTCTTCTTCGATACGTTTACTTTCTATACGGATAATTGTATCTAGTTACTCCCTCCTGTATGATTATTTTTAATAAAGGGACACAAGGAGGTTTCTATGGATCGACAAAACGATTATGACGTATATCTGCGATTATTAAAGCGTGATAAAGAAGCGCTTGAAATTCTATATGATCAATACGAAAGACTTCTCTATTCGTTTGCGTATCGAATGACAGGTGATGCGAAACATGCAGAAGATGTTGTACAAGATGTATTTATGAAGCTGTGGCGTGAGCACGCTCCATATTCCCCTGAAAAAGGAAAGTTTTCCTCTTGGTTATTAACGATGGTACGTAATACTTCCCTCGATTTTCACCGAAAGAAATCGCGACAAAACGAAGTCGCTTATATGGAACACGACTCAGAACAAGTGCAAGTGATTGATGCAAAGGAAGAAATTCCGGAACACTTTGTGGAGTGGAGAGAAAAGCAGTCGACCATTCGTACTGCTATTGCTGAATTAAAAGAAGATCAACAAAAAATAGTGGAACTCTTTTATTTCCAAGGACTTTCCCAAGACGTCATTGCGACGAAATTAGACATACCACTCGGAACGGTAAAAAGCCGTATACGATTAGCCTTAGGACATCTCAAGAAGAAACTTCATGGAGAAAGGGGGATCTTGCAAGATGGAACGACAAACATGTGAAACATTAATTGATTATTTCAATGGACAATTGA
The Paenisporosarcina cavernae genome window above contains:
- a CDS encoding ABC transporter ATP-binding protein, producing the protein MIEFTDVTKRFSDGTVAIDRLTLKLLPGKLTAIIGPSGCGKTTLMKMINRLEEPTNGKVEIDGEDVKTKSAVDLRRSIGYVIQRIGLFPHMTIEKNAGLVPSLQGWSKEKKRQRIEELMTLVGLDPAIFLNRYPLELSGGQQQRVGVVRALASDPNILLMDEPFSALDPLSREQLQMEMKDLQQRIHKTIVFVTHDMDEALRIADCIVVMRSGKIEQVGTPDEIIHSPANDFVRQFIGSERLKNQRQFSQILLRDLTEFYSQTPKETVSAMISEDASVKEAVTLLQSADTVEIKRGESTVGFLTQQDILNAMLREEEGAKA
- a CDS encoding GNAT family N-acetyltransferase, coding for MLYRKIDSANEMFQLAKDILQKREDLYSLFAGVLNGIQEGKYSEYHLGCIEEEGEILAFFQMTPPHPLHMIIIEDSQNEKLLQTAVDYFVDHTWKVFSVIGEEPYVSTFAKLYALKTKQETTVLMEQGFYRIDHIEDNLVMAEGKLEVATSEDQKLIETWYTFFEQDTGLPVSSSEDARNKVKLFISNEEVFKWIVNGETVAVAKKSRPSANGITVSFVFTPKKHRKKGYARTLVAKVTEELLRDYRFCVLFTDLSNPTSNKIYQEIGYRKIADTRHLGFQ
- a CDS encoding RNA polymerase sigma factor, whose translation is MDRQNDYDVYLRLLKRDKEALEILYDQYERLLYSFAYRMTGDAKHAEDVVQDVFMKLWREHAPYSPEKGKFSSWLLTMVRNTSLDFHRKKSRQNEVAYMEHDSEQVQVIDAKEEIPEHFVEWREKQSTIRTAIAELKEDQQKIVELFYFQGLSQDVIATKLDIPLGTVKSRIRLALGHLKKKLHGERGILQDGTTNM